From one Gracilibacillus salinarum genomic stretch:
- the spoIIAB gene encoding anti-sigma F factor translates to MNNAVELKFKSVSENEAFARVSVASFVSQLDPTMDELTEIKTVVSEAVTNAIIHGYEEDPDQFVYISCTLTDRSLSLVIKDEGSGIDNIDLAKEPLYTSKPELERSGMGFTIMENFMDKVEIISHPGEGTQVKMTKDFQTSKSMSH, encoded by the coding sequence GTGAATAATGCCGTGGAATTGAAATTTAAAAGTGTCAGTGAGAACGAGGCTTTTGCAAGGGTGTCGGTTGCATCCTTTGTTTCACAATTAGATCCCACGATGGATGAGTTGACAGAAATTAAGACAGTAGTGTCCGAAGCTGTAACAAATGCGATTATACATGGTTACGAAGAAGACCCTGATCAATTTGTATATATTTCCTGTACGTTAACGGATCGTTCCTTATCTCTTGTTATTAAAGATGAGGGATCAGGCATTGACAATATCGATTTAGCGAAAGAACCCCTTTATACATCTAAACCGGAATTAGAACGTTCCGGAATGGGATTTACCATTATGGAAAATTTTATGGACAAGGTCGAAATAATATCACACCCAGGAGAAGGCACACAAGTGAAAATGACGAAAGATTTTCAGACCAGCAAAAGTATGAGTCATTAG
- a CDS encoding iron-sulfur cluster biosynthesis family protein, with protein sequence MKLTITEQALEKLNTLASTPFILALTYDTEDCGCGVNGMPTVAIKDQPTEYDQPVECDQLEAVVHKQQAVFFSKEMKLDYNGATFRLSSPNEMLNPFIHVRSVTA encoded by the coding sequence ATGAAATTAACAATCACAGAACAAGCACTAGAAAAATTAAATACACTCGCTTCCACACCTTTTATTTTGGCATTGACCTACGATACTGAAGATTGCGGTTGTGGTGTCAATGGGATGCCAACAGTTGCTATCAAAGATCAGCCGACCGAATATGATCAACCAGTAGAGTGTGACCAGTTAGAAGCCGTGGTTCATAAACAGCAAGCCGTCTTCTTCAGCAAAGAAATGAAATTGGATTATAATGGCGCGACATTTCGACTTTCAAGTCCCAATGAAATGTTAAATCCATTTATCCACGTTCGGTCCGTAACAGCATGA
- a CDS encoding NUDIX hydrolase yields MTNFEEKTLQSETIFNGKVISLQIDEVALPDGKTSKRELIKHPGAVAIIPVTKDNKIVFVKQYRKALEKTIIEIPAGKLEPGEKPEVTAIRELQEETGYTTEHLIYVTSFYTSPGFADEIIYLYQTETLSKLEQPLETDEDEFVELIELTLEEAEALVESEEIHDAKTAYALLYVKLKGLT; encoded by the coding sequence ATGACAAATTTTGAAGAAAAAACGTTGCAATCCGAAACAATTTTCAATGGAAAAGTAATCAGTCTTCAGATAGATGAAGTAGCTTTGCCTGATGGAAAAACATCAAAAAGAGAACTGATTAAGCATCCAGGAGCGGTTGCAATTATTCCTGTAACAAAAGACAATAAAATAGTATTTGTCAAACAATATAGAAAAGCTCTAGAAAAGACAATTATCGAAATACCTGCGGGTAAGTTGGAGCCCGGTGAAAAACCAGAAGTTACCGCTATAAGAGAGCTCCAGGAAGAAACGGGTTATACGACGGAACACTTAATTTATGTGACGTCTTTTTATACATCACCAGGATTTGCAGATGAAATTATTTATCTGTATCAAACCGAAACGCTATCAAAGCTGGAACAACCACTGGAAACAGACGAAGATGAATTTGTCGAATTAATCGAATTGACATTGGAAGAAGCGGAGGCTTTGGTTGAAAGTGAAGAAATTCATGATGCGAAAACTGCTTATGCACTTCTGTATGTAAAGCTTAAAGGTCTAACATAA
- the deoB gene encoding phosphopentomutase, which produces MTTFNRVFLIVLDSVGIGEAPDAADFNDIGADTLGHIATHRNGLHMPTMAELGLSNIRQIEGIKESKHPKAHFTKMQEASNGKDTMTGHWEIMGLHIDTPFRTFEQFPKELIDKIEERTGRKVIGNKPASGTEIIKELGPHHLETGDLIVYTSADSVLQIAAHEEVISVKELYQICEICRELTLDEKYMIGRVIARPFVGKPGHFERTANRHDYALKPFGYTVMNALKDGGFDVLALGKISDIYDGEGVTKSIRTNDNNDGMEKLIESMDEEFTGLNFLNLVDFDAKYGHRRDPDGYGQALETFDQQLPAVLTKLKDDDLLIITADHGNDPTHHGTDHTREYVPLLVYHNGIKRGKELARRQTFADIGATVAANFNVKMPEYGVSFLQEIKS; this is translated from the coding sequence TTGACAACTTTTAATCGTGTTTTTTTAATTGTATTAGATTCGGTCGGAATTGGGGAAGCACCAGATGCGGCTGATTTTAACGACATCGGAGCGGATACGCTCGGCCATATTGCAACTCATCGTAATGGTCTTCATATGCCAACAATGGCTGAACTCGGACTAAGTAATATTCGGCAAATAGAGGGAATAAAAGAATCGAAACATCCCAAAGCACATTTCACGAAAATGCAGGAAGCCTCAAACGGCAAAGATACGATGACAGGACATTGGGAGATCATGGGTTTGCACATTGACACACCCTTCCGTACTTTTGAACAGTTCCCAAAAGAATTAATTGATAAGATAGAGGAAAGAACGGGACGAAAGGTTATAGGTAATAAGCCTGCTTCTGGTACCGAAATCATTAAAGAATTAGGGCCTCATCATCTTGAAACTGGAGATTTAATCGTTTATACGTCAGCAGACTCTGTATTACAAATAGCGGCACATGAAGAGGTTATCTCTGTAAAGGAACTTTATCAAATTTGTGAAATATGCAGAGAACTGACTCTTGATGAGAAGTATATGATCGGTAGAGTAATTGCTAGACCATTTGTAGGTAAGCCTGGACATTTTGAACGGACTGCAAACAGACATGATTATGCATTGAAGCCTTTTGGTTATACAGTGATGAATGCACTGAAAGATGGTGGCTTTGATGTGCTTGCGTTAGGAAAGATTTCTGATATCTATGATGGAGAAGGCGTTACAAAATCAATTCGAACAAATGATAATAACGATGGTATGGAAAAATTAATCGAATCGATGGATGAAGAATTTACAGGTTTAAATTTTCTTAATTTAGTCGATTTTGATGCAAAATACGGACATCGAAGAGATCCGGATGGGTATGGGCAAGCGTTGGAGACTTTTGATCAGCAATTACCAGCAGTTCTTACTAAGTTAAAGGACGATGATCTGCTAATTATTACGGCAGATCATGGTAACGATCCAACTCATCACGGAACGGACCATACCAGAGAGTATGTACCATTACTTGTCTATCACAACGGAATTAAAAGAGGAAAAGAATTAGCACGAAGACAAACTTTCGCTGATATCGGTGCAACTGTTGCTGCTAATTTTAATGTAAAAATGCCAGAATATGGTGTTAGTTTTCTGCAAGAAATTAAATCTTAA
- a CDS encoding aldo/keto reductase — MDKKQLGKSDLMVSPISLGCMSLGTDDKQAANVIDEATELGINYLDTADLYDQGLNEEMVGKAIQNKRKDIILATKVGNHLKEDGSWFWDPSKSYIKEQVKQSLKRLRTDYLDLYQLHGGTIEDPIPETIEAFEELVQEGVIRYYGISSIRPNVIREYMTSSNIISVMMQYSLLDRRPEETILNELSDQQISVVTRGSLAKGMLSHHGLDIIEKKGLKGYLDYDQSSLNDTVSQLQQLLKPNQTLNGLALNYVLNNKAVTSIVAGASSSNQLRENVEALHQSFDQEQLDKAASITLENTYQQHR; from the coding sequence ATGGATAAAAAACAACTAGGAAAATCTGATTTAATGGTCTCCCCTATTTCTTTAGGATGTATGTCATTAGGTACGGATGATAAACAAGCTGCTAATGTAATTGATGAGGCAACTGAACTAGGCATCAATTACCTGGATACAGCTGATTTATATGATCAAGGATTAAATGAAGAAATGGTTGGTAAAGCCATTCAAAACAAACGGAAGGATATTATTCTAGCAACAAAAGTAGGAAATCATTTGAAAGAAGATGGCAGCTGGTTTTGGGACCCGAGCAAATCTTATATAAAAGAGCAAGTGAAACAAAGCTTAAAGAGATTACGTACTGATTATCTTGATTTATACCAATTGCATGGCGGAACAATCGAAGATCCTATTCCAGAAACGATAGAAGCATTTGAGGAGTTAGTTCAAGAAGGTGTGATCCGATACTATGGTATTTCATCAATTCGCCCAAATGTGATTCGCGAGTATATGACTTCGTCCAACATCATAAGCGTGATGATGCAATACAGTTTATTGGACAGAAGACCTGAAGAAACAATATTAAACGAACTGTCAGATCAGCAGATCAGCGTTGTCACTCGTGGTTCTCTTGCGAAAGGCATGTTAAGTCATCATGGTTTAGATATCATTGAAAAGAAAGGCCTCAAAGGCTACTTAGACTATGACCAGTCTAGTCTCAACGATACAGTTTCCCAATTACAGCAATTGCTTAAACCTAATCAGACGCTAAATGGACTAGCTCTGAACTATGTATTAAATAACAAAGCTGTTACATCGATTGTAGCTGGCGCAAGCAGTTCGAATCAGTTAAGAGAAAATGTAGAAGCATTGCATCAATCCTTTGATCAAGAGCAATTAGACAAAGCAGCATCAATTACCCTGGAAAACACATATCAGCAGCACCGATAA
- the spoIIAA gene encoding anti-sigma F factor antagonist, with protein sequence MQLQSQFTVVQNVLIVRLDGELDHHSAARLKIEWQEQLQKQGIQHVILNLNALHFMDSSGLGVVLGRYKEVKQLGGEMIVCSVNPAVKRLFDMSGLFKIVRLESNEDFALSSLGVAS encoded by the coding sequence ATGCAATTACAATCTCAGTTTACAGTTGTGCAAAACGTTTTGATTGTCAGGCTGGATGGAGAACTTGATCACCATTCTGCTGCTCGATTAAAAATTGAATGGCAGGAGCAGCTTCAGAAACAAGGAATTCAACATGTGATCCTGAATTTGAATGCACTTCACTTTATGGATAGCTCAGGGCTGGGCGTCGTATTAGGAAGATATAAAGAAGTGAAACAATTAGGCGGCGAAATGATTGTCTGCTCAGTAAATCCAGCTGTAAAACGACTGTTTGATATGTCCGGTTTGTTTAAAATTGTCCGATTGGAATCCAATGAAGACTTTGCACTTTCCAGTTTGGGGGTGGCATCGTGA
- a CDS encoding pyrimidine-nucleoside phosphorylase: MRMVDIIARKRNGGDLSEAEINYFITHYMNEEIPDYQVSALMMAIYYKGMSGKETALLTKAMVESGDTIDLSPIKGHKVDKHSTGGVGDKTTFIVGPLVAAAGIPVAKMSGRGLGHTGGTIDKLEAIPGFKVELTNQQFIDNVNKYKLAVVGQTGNLAPADKKLYALRDVTATVDSIPLIASSIMSKKIASGADGIVLDVKTGSGAFMKSLEDSKRLAKEMVTIGNQLGRNTVAVISDMNQPLGYEIGNANEVKEAIEVLQGKRVDDLRELAIELAAHMTLIAGIYRNYKEATDALATLLDNGKAYDAFYQFIKAQSGDTSYIEDLSKLSSATYQVEVKADEEGYIHEMEADEIGLAAMHLGAGRAKKEDKINHGVGITLKKKIADQVKKGDTLAILHSDRDDVDDVAGMVKQAYMIKTEKIHQRKMIYEVIK, from the coding sequence ATGAGAATGGTAGATATAATTGCAAGAAAGCGTAATGGCGGTGATTTGTCAGAAGCAGAAATTAATTATTTTATCACACATTACATGAATGAAGAAATTCCAGACTATCAGGTGTCTGCATTAATGATGGCAATTTATTACAAAGGAATGTCCGGAAAAGAGACAGCATTGTTAACGAAAGCCATGGTCGAATCGGGTGATACCATTGATCTAAGTCCAATCAAAGGTCATAAGGTGGATAAACATTCAACAGGTGGAGTCGGTGACAAGACAACTTTTATTGTCGGTCCTTTAGTTGCTGCAGCGGGTATTCCGGTCGCCAAAATGTCAGGCAGAGGGCTCGGTCATACAGGTGGTACTATTGATAAATTAGAAGCGATTCCTGGTTTTAAAGTAGAATTAACCAATCAGCAATTTATCGATAATGTCAATAAGTACAAGTTGGCAGTAGTCGGACAAACCGGTAATTTAGCACCTGCTGATAAGAAACTGTATGCATTACGTGATGTAACTGCTACAGTTGATTCGATCCCGTTAATAGCCAGCTCAATAATGAGTAAAAAAATTGCATCAGGGGCAGACGGTATTGTACTTGATGTCAAAACGGGCTCTGGAGCATTTATGAAGTCATTAGAAGATTCGAAGCGATTAGCAAAAGAAATGGTGACTATCGGTAATCAACTAGGTCGAAATACAGTTGCTGTTATAAGTGATATGAATCAACCTCTTGGATACGAGATTGGTAATGCTAATGAGGTAAAAGAAGCAATTGAAGTGTTACAAGGGAAGCGAGTAGATGACTTAAGGGAATTAGCTATTGAACTTGCTGCTCACATGACTTTGATTGCTGGTATTTATCGTAATTATAAGGAAGCAACGGATGCCTTAGCAACATTGTTGGATAATGGAAAAGCATACGATGCCTTCTATCAATTTATCAAAGCACAGTCTGGTGATACTTCCTATATTGAGGATTTGTCAAAATTATCGAGCGCGACTTATCAAGTGGAAGTGAAAGCAGATGAAGAAGGATACATTCATGAAATGGAAGCAGATGAGATCGGATTAGCTGCTATGCATCTTGGTGCAGGAAGAGCAAAAAAAGAAGACAAGATTAACCATGGCGTCGGTATCACTCTCAAGAAAAAAATTGCAGATCAAGTAAAGAAAGGCGACACCTTAGCAATATTACACAGTGACCGCGATGATGTCGATGATGTTGCAGGTATGGTGAAGCAGGCGTATATGATAAAAACAGAGAAGATACATCAGCGGAAAATGATATATGAAGTGATCAAATAA
- the fur gene encoding ferric iron uptake transcriptional regulator yields the protein MEHRLDRIKKELHAQSYKLTPQREATVRVLLEREEDHLSAEDVYLLVKDKAPEIGLATVYRTLELLTEIEVVDKINFGDGVSRYDLRKEGAKHFHHHLVCTECGSVEEITDDLLEDVEEIVQTDWGFIVKDHRLTFHGICQVCQDRICRNCEAKKLAAK from the coding sequence ATGGAACACCGATTAGATCGTATAAAAAAGGAATTACACGCACAAAGCTATAAATTGACTCCACAGCGAGAAGCGACTGTTCGTGTTTTATTGGAAAGAGAAGAAGATCATCTAAGTGCAGAAGATGTCTATTTGTTAGTAAAAGACAAGGCACCAGAAATAGGTTTAGCTACGGTATATAGAACGTTAGAATTGTTAACAGAAATAGAAGTTGTAGATAAAATTAATTTTGGTGATGGAGTATCACGCTATGATCTTCGTAAAGAAGGAGCAAAGCATTTCCATCATCATTTAGTTTGTACAGAGTGTGGATCTGTCGAAGAAATTACCGACGATTTATTAGAAGATGTTGAGGAAATTGTACAGACGGATTGGGGCTTTATTGTCAAGGATCACCGTTTAACGTTTCATGGCATCTGCCAAGTATGCCAGGATCGAATCTGCCGAAATTGCGAAGCAAAAAAATTGGCTGCAAAATAG
- a CDS encoding D-alanyl-D-alanine carboxypeptidase family protein — protein MSQSVVLAQHNDQHISMEVNENTSLDLAENSKSAILIERDTGNILYDKNSDEKLPPASMTKIMTMLLIMEAIEKGELTLDEKVKVSEKASSMGGSQIFLEEGEEMTVNDLLKGIAVASGNDASVAMAERIAGSEEAFVEMMNNKVKDLGLTSTQFQNSTGLPAEDHYSTAHDMAVMAKALLKYEAITNYTSIYEDYLRKGTEKEFWLVNTNKLVRFYDGVDGLKTGFTNEAKYCLTATAEKNGMRTIAVVMGAKTPKDRNNEISKLLDYAYAKFDTKPLYEKNQVVTSFEWLKANKQKVDVVTSDSVSILYPKGTDLEKVETKITINQDITLPLEKGTVVGKLQVTDGEQIMSETDLTILEDVEQANVLQLFKRTFQSFF, from the coding sequence ATGAGTCAAAGTGTTGTTTTAGCGCAACATAATGACCAGCATATCTCGATGGAAGTTAATGAGAACACGTCACTTGACTTAGCTGAGAATTCTAAATCAGCGATATTAATCGAACGAGATACTGGCAATATTTTATATGATAAGAATTCTGATGAAAAATTACCACCTGCTAGCATGACAAAGATCATGACAATGTTATTGATTATGGAAGCAATTGAAAAGGGAGAATTAACATTAGATGAGAAAGTAAAAGTTAGTGAAAAGGCCTCTTCTATGGGCGGATCACAAATATTTCTAGAAGAGGGAGAAGAAATGACAGTGAACGACTTGTTGAAGGGGATAGCTGTTGCCTCTGGAAATGATGCGAGTGTAGCGATGGCAGAAAGAATTGCAGGCAGTGAAGAAGCGTTCGTCGAAATGATGAATAATAAGGTAAAGGATCTAGGTTTAACGTCAACACAATTTCAGAATTCAACCGGATTACCTGCTGAAGATCATTACAGCACCGCTCATGATATGGCAGTGATGGCGAAAGCATTACTGAAATATGAAGCCATTACGAATTATACCAGCATTTATGAAGACTATCTTCGAAAAGGAACGGAAAAAGAATTTTGGTTAGTTAATACGAATAAGTTAGTTCGCTTTTACGATGGTGTGGACGGTTTAAAAACTGGTTTTACCAACGAAGCAAAATACTGCCTGACTGCAACAGCAGAGAAGAATGGGATGAGGACAATTGCTGTTGTTATGGGTGCGAAAACACCGAAAGACCGTAATAATGAAATCAGTAAACTGCTTGATTATGCCTATGCCAAATTCGATACAAAGCCTTTATATGAAAAAAATCAAGTAGTAACCTCTTTTGAATGGTTGAAGGCTAACAAACAAAAGGTGGATGTCGTAACGAGTGATTCAGTATCGATTCTCTATCCGAAAGGGACAGACCTAGAGAAAGTAGAGACCAAAATCACGATTAATCAGGACATTACATTGCCATTGGAAAAAGGGACCGTCGTAGGAAAGTTACAAGTGACGGATGGTGAACAGATAATGAGTGAAACAGACTTAACTATTTTAGAAGATGTTGAACAAGCCAATGTGTTGCAATTATTTAAACGAACATTTCAATCGTTTTTTTAA
- the sigF gene encoding RNA polymerase sporulation sigma factor SigF, with the protein MKTKISNASPLDDKEVKKYIQLSQQGDEEARSLLVEKNIRLVWSVVQRFLNRGYDQDDLFQIGCIGLLKSIDKFDLEYDVKFSTYAVPMIIGEIQRFIRDDGTVKVSRSLKEIGNKIRRVTDDLTKELSRAPTIQEIADKLELSPEDIIHAQEATKKPQSIHETVYENDGDPITLLDQIADVNDNWFDKLTMEQVIKDLDKRERLIVYLRYYKDKTQTEVANRLGISQVQVSRIEKKILEKIKEEIMN; encoded by the coding sequence ATGAAAACTAAAATATCGAACGCTTCACCATTGGATGATAAAGAGGTTAAAAAATACATTCAACTCAGTCAGCAAGGAGACGAAGAAGCTAGATCATTGTTAGTGGAAAAGAATATCCGTTTAGTATGGTCCGTTGTACAAAGATTTTTAAACAGAGGTTATGATCAGGATGACTTATTCCAAATTGGCTGTATCGGCTTACTAAAGTCGATTGATAAGTTTGATCTGGAGTACGATGTTAAATTTTCTACCTATGCTGTTCCTATGATTATTGGTGAAATTCAGCGGTTTATCCGTGATGACGGAACCGTTAAAGTAAGCAGGTCGTTAAAAGAGATCGGCAATAAAATTAGAAGAGTAACAGATGATCTGACAAAGGAATTATCAAGAGCTCCGACAATTCAAGAAATTGCTGATAAGTTAGAATTATCGCCAGAAGATATTATCCATGCACAAGAGGCAACCAAAAAACCGCAATCTATTCACGAAACCGTTTATGAAAACGACGGGGATCCTATTACGTTATTGGATCAAATCGCAGATGTAAATGATAACTGGTTTGATAAACTAACGATGGAACAAGTCATTAAAGATTTAGATAAACGTGAGCGTTTGATCGTTTATTTGAGGTATTATAAAGACAAAACACAAACCGAGGTTGCCAATCGTTTAGGAATCTCACAGGTGCAAGTGTCACGAATAGAGAAGAAAATACTGGAGAAAATAAAAGAAGAGATTATGAATTAA
- a CDS encoding endonuclease Q family protein, giving the protein MLTDYYADLHIHVGRNQYGRPVKITASNQLTIENILIEASERKGIDIVGVIDCQAPAVLAELQQMISDGKAVERNDGGIRFKHTTLILGSEIEIYDQNCQGPIHVLCYFPYLKSMTIFSNWLSEHMKNNQLSSQRFYGDAVALQQKTKELDGIFIPAHVFTPFKSLFGKGVKQSLEEVFHPDWIDAIELGLSADTPMADQIAELHRYTYVTNSDAHSLAKIAREYQLIRLKEPSFKELQMALQQIEERKVIKNFGMNPRLGKYYTTVCQKCLRPYKESPCPHCKSVTFIKGVADRIAELKTSSHSLSSRPAYLYQVPLEYIPALGPKTLEKLIDHFGNEMSVIHRVSKEALIPVIGERIAEKIIQLREGKLLIESGGGGKYGKIARK; this is encoded by the coding sequence ATGCTTACAGACTATTATGCAGATTTACATATTCATGTTGGAAGAAACCAGTATGGTCGGCCAGTAAAAATTACAGCTTCGAACCAGTTGACAATTGAGAATATATTAATCGAAGCCAGTGAACGTAAAGGGATTGATATTGTAGGCGTGATAGATTGCCAGGCGCCGGCAGTTTTAGCGGAATTGCAGCAAATGATCTCGGATGGTAAGGCAGTAGAAAGAAACGATGGTGGCATTCGGTTTAAACATACGACATTAATCCTTGGTAGTGAGATCGAAATCTATGATCAAAACTGTCAAGGTCCGATTCATGTGCTGTGTTACTTTCCTTATCTAAAGTCCATGACTATTTTCTCGAATTGGTTATCCGAGCACATGAAAAATAATCAACTAAGTTCACAGCGTTTCTACGGGGATGCAGTTGCTTTACAACAGAAGACTAAGGAGTTAGACGGAATCTTTATACCCGCACATGTATTTACACCTTTCAAAAGTTTGTTTGGTAAAGGAGTGAAACAGTCATTAGAAGAAGTGTTTCATCCTGATTGGATAGATGCAATCGAACTGGGATTAAGTGCTGATACACCTATGGCTGACCAGATTGCAGAGCTGCATCGATATACGTATGTCACCAATTCAGATGCCCATTCCTTAGCCAAAATAGCTAGAGAATATCAACTTATTCGCCTTAAAGAGCCGAGTTTTAAAGAATTACAGATGGCACTTCAACAGATAGAAGAGCGAAAAGTTATTAAAAATTTCGGGATGAATCCGAGATTAGGAAAATATTATACAACTGTTTGTCAAAAGTGTTTAAGACCATATAAGGAATCGCCATGTCCTCATTGCAAGTCCGTCACATTTATAAAAGGGGTTGCGGACCGAATCGCGGAATTAAAAACGTCTTCTCATTCTCTTTCCAGCAGACCGGCCTACCTATACCAAGTGCCGTTGGAGTATATACCAGCTTTAGGTCCTAAAACGTTGGAGAAACTGATAGATCATTTTGGTAACGAGATGTCGGTGATTCATCGTGTAAGTAAAGAAGCATTAATTCCTGTAATTGGCGAAAGAATAGCAGAGAAGATCATCCAGCTACGAGAAGGGAAACTTTTAATAGAGTCTGGTGGCGGCGGAAAATACGGTAAAATCGCTCGTAAATGA
- the xerD gene encoding site-specific tyrosine recombinase XerD, with protein MQYPVEEFFHFLKIERGLSDNTLQAYKRDLLKYYQYLHKERQLAEWKQVSRNDIMQFLYSLNDQGRSSATIARMLSTLRLFHQFLIREYQLKEDPSLHIETPKANRKLPKVLSLSDVDKLLNIQPSDKYTVRNKAMLETLYATGLRVSELIDLKMNDLHLTMGFVRCFGKGSKERIVPLGEMASDALDKYIHTARSDFVRKKQTETVFVNHHGNPLSRQGFWKIMKELAREAGIEKELSPHTLRHSFATHLLENGADLRAVQEMLGHVSISTTQIYTHVSKSRLKDIYKSHHPRA; from the coding sequence ATGCAATATCCCGTGGAAGAATTCTTTCATTTCTTGAAAATTGAAAGAGGATTGTCTGATAATACTTTGCAAGCCTACAAAAGGGACTTGCTGAAGTATTATCAGTATCTTCATAAGGAGCGACAATTAGCGGAGTGGAAACAAGTGAGCAGGAACGACATTATGCAGTTTTTGTACAGTTTGAATGATCAGGGGAGATCATCTGCTACCATTGCTCGAATGCTTTCAACGTTGCGTCTGTTCCATCAGTTTTTAATACGGGAATACCAACTAAAAGAAGATCCTAGTTTACATATTGAAACACCAAAAGCAAATCGCAAATTACCGAAAGTATTATCACTGTCTGACGTTGATAAATTATTGAATATCCAGCCATCTGATAAATATACCGTTCGTAACAAAGCGATGTTAGAAACGCTCTATGCAACTGGTTTGCGTGTCTCAGAATTAATCGATTTAAAAATGAATGATTTACATCTCACTATGGGATTTGTGCGATGCTTTGGAAAGGGTTCAAAAGAAAGAATAGTCCCTCTGGGTGAGATGGCAAGCGATGCTTTAGACAAATACATTCACACAGCCAGAAGCGACTTCGTAAGAAAAAAACAGACTGAAACCGTGTTTGTTAACCATCATGGTAACCCGCTAAGCAGACAAGGGTTTTGGAAGATTATGAAAGAACTTGCTAGAGAAGCAGGAATTGAGAAAGAATTATCCCCTCATACGTTGCGCCATTCATTTGCAACACATTTGCTGGAAAATGGAGCGGACCTAAGAGCAGTCCAGGAAATGCTCGGTCATGTTAGTATCTCCACAACGCAAATTTATACCCATGTCTCTAAATCGCGTTTAAAAGATATATATAAAAGCCATCATCCGAGAGCATAA
- the spoIIM gene encoding stage II sporulation protein M, whose protein sequence is MKLPKNKHTITNHITKYHTIYIFTIILFITGIIFGAIIVNSMTFVQKQDLYFYLERFFIGYLQDDNISKQELMKNAAFYHIQFLSLLFFLGLAVIGLPIIWVLLFVKGVAIGFTVGFFVNQLGMQGLLFSFSSIAPQNLIIIPIYIIASSLAMVFSLSLLQSIFSKRFKHPIMQIFFRYTAIFIGLMVVVSLASILESAVSFEAMKLISDKLIN, encoded by the coding sequence TTGAAATTACCAAAAAATAAACACACCATCACCAATCATATTACGAAATACCATACCATCTATATTTTTACGATTATCTTATTTATAACAGGTATCATTTTTGGTGCGATCATCGTGAATAGTATGACATTTGTCCAAAAACAAGACTTGTATTTTTATTTGGAGCGTTTTTTTATCGGCTATTTACAAGACGATAATATTTCGAAGCAAGAGCTGATGAAAAACGCAGCATTTTATCATATACAGTTTCTTTCTCTGCTCTTTTTTCTTGGATTAGCCGTTATCGGTTTACCGATAATATGGGTATTGTTATTTGTGAAAGGTGTTGCGATCGGATTTACGGTTGGCTTTTTTGTGAATCAGTTAGGGATGCAAGGGTTATTGTTCTCATTCTCATCAATTGCGCCACAGAATTTGATAATCATTCCGATCTATATAATTGCAAGTAGTTTAGCGATGGTTTTTTCATTATCACTGTTACAGAGTATTTTTTCCAAACGTTTCAAACATCCTATCATGCAAATCTTCTTTCGTTATACCGCGATATTTATTGGTTTGATGGTGGTCGTGAGCCTTGCATCTATCTTGGAATCAGCTGTTTCCTTTGAGGCGATGAAACTAATTTCGGACAAACTTATTAATTAA
- a CDS encoding DUF4227 family protein: MSSVFKMLIEMMKFFVIFVLCTMLFYYVIKALHHEYEDLHRYEYPQGDAVKVFQPQEETDVWERLSIFFRLGE; this comes from the coding sequence ATGTCTTCCGTATTTAAAATGTTAATCGAAATGATGAAGTTTTTTGTGATATTCGTTTTATGTACAATGCTATTTTATTACGTTATTAAAGCGTTGCATCATGAATACGAAGATTTGCATCGCTACGAATATCCACAAGGTGACGCAGTAAAAGTATTTCAACCTCAGGAAGAAACAGATGTATGGGAAAGACTTAGTATTTTTTTTCGATTGGGAGAATAA